Genomic DNA from Vibrio vulnificus CMCP6:
CGATCGCTATTACGGTAGTGAACGACTTGAGGTTCTTCGTGGAACTCATCACCAATGCCGTGACCACAGAAATCTTTCACAATAGAGAACTTATTGCGTGGGTTGTTTTTATTATTGTCTTTGATGTATTTCTCGATCGCGGTACCAATATCACCCACGGTAGCACCCGGTTTAACTTGACGCATACCGATGTACAGGGCTTCTTGTGCCACCATGCAAAGGCGTTTGTTGGCTGGAGAAACGTCGCCAACTAGGAACATTTTTGAAGTATCGCCGTGGAAACCTTGAGGACGAACAGACAAATCGGCTTTTTCATCGTCAGGCACAATGACGGTGATATCAACGTTAACGATATCGCCATTTTTCAAAATTGCAGGTTTCATTTGGCCGTTGCTACCGATTTCATCTTTTGATGCTGGAATGCCGTGGCAAACAATATGGTTAATTGACGTGCAAATCGATTTAGGAAAACCGTGGTAATCCAATGGAGCAGAGTAAGCACCTTTTTCTAGAGCGTAATCGTGACAAATCTGATTCAGTTCATCTGTTGTCACCCCTTCCTTGATGTATGGCTCAATCATTTCCAGGATTTCTGCGGCCAGTTTACCGGCAATTCTCATGCGCTCAATTTGCTGAGTAGTTTTAATCTTAATTGACATTGGCTTTCTCTACTTAATTCGGGGGCACATCAGAGTGTGCTGATGCGGCATTCTAACAGGAAGAAATGAGAATGTGTATTTGTCTGAAAAACGAGAGTATACCCAGGGCCATTTTTTATGGGTTGTGTTCGTTTGGCTTCGTTGCTAAATGCATTTTTTTTTGCCTTCAATGGGCAAAATATGGTATAAAGCGCGCCGGAAATGAGGACTGTTCTCTTCGTTAAGAGAAACTTAATGGCGAAGCAGGCTTCTTCCAAAAACACTTTTTCTTTAAATCACACACATTCCGACACATGTTCCGGGGTGCCCAGCGATTAGGCTAGGGTCGGATACATGGGGGATGTGGAGGCCTAACCCCATAGAGGATTTTAAAATGGCAACTGTATCAATGCGCGATATGCTGAAAGCGGGTGTACACTTCGGTCACCAAACTCGTTACTGGAACCCAAAAATGAAGCCATTCATCTTTGGCGCTCGTAACCGCGTTCACATCATCAACCTAGAAAAAACTGTACCAATGTTCAACGAAGCTCTAGCTGAGCTAGTTAAAGTTGGCGAGAAAAAAGGTAAAGTTCTTTTCGTAGGTACTAAGCGCGCTGCATCTGAAGCTGTTAAAGAAGCTGCAATCGCAAGCAACCAGTACTACGTAAACAACCGTTGGTTGGGTGGTATGCTGACTAACTACAAAACTGTTCGTCAGTCAATCAAACGTCTAAAAGAGCTTGAAGTTCAGTCTACTGACGGTACTTTCGACAAGCTTACTAAGAAAGAAGCTCTAATGCGCACTCGCGAAATGGAGAAGCTAGAGAAGTCTCTTGGTGGTATCAAAGATATGGGTGGTCTTCCAGACGCTCTATTTGTAATCGATGCTGATCACGAGCACATTGCTATCAAAGAAGCGAACAACCTGGGCATTCCAGTATTCGCAGTAGTTGATACAAACTCTAACCCAGACGGCGTTGATTACATCATCCCAGGTAACGATGACGCTATCCGTGCTGTTCAACTATACCTGAACGCAGCGGCTTCTTCTCTAACTGAAGGCCGTAACAAAGACGTTGCAGCTGTAGCTGAGAAAGACGGTTTCGTAGAAGCTGAATAATCGCGGCTCTGTGTCACACTTAGTCCATGTGCAACCTGTTTGTCGCATAAACTAAGTTATAGTTAGCATCAGGGGCCGAAATACTGGCCCCTGATTTTTACCGTATCCAGAATTAACTGAGGAATAGAGAATGGCTGTTACTGCTGCTCTAGTAAAAGAACTGCGCGAACGTACTGGCGCAGGTATGATGGAATGTAAGAAGGCGCTTGTTGAAACTAACGGCGACGTTGAACTAGCAATTGAAAACATGCGTAAGTCTGGCGCAGCGAAAGCAGCTAAGAAAGCTGGTAACGTTGCAGCTGAAGGCGCAATCTTCATCAAAGAAGAAAACGGTGTTGCAGTTCTTCTTGAAGTAAACTGTCAGACTGACTTCGTTGCTAAAGACGGTAACTTTACTGCATTCGCTGGCAAAGTTGCAGCTGAAGCATTGGCATCTAAAGCGTCTATCGAAGAGCTACAAGCTAAATTCGAAGAAGAGCGTGTTGCTCTAGTTGCTAAGATCGGTGAAAACATCAACATCCGTCGCGTTCAGTTCGTTGAAGGTACTGCGCTAGCTTCTTACCGTCACGGTGAGAAAATCGGTGTTGTTGTTGCTGGTGAAGGTGATGCTGAAACTCTAAAACACATCGCAATGCACGTTGCGGCTTCTCGCCCAGAATACGTGAACCCAGAAGACGTACCAGCTGACGTTGTAGCGAAAGAGCGTGAAGTTCAAGTAGAAATCGCTATGAACGAAGGTAAGCCAAAAGAAATCGCAGAGAAAATGGTTGAAGGCCGCATGAAGAAATTCACTGGCGAAGTTTCTCTGACTGGTCAACCATTCGTAATGGAACCTAAGAAATCTGTTGCTGAAATCCTTAAAGAGCGTGGCGCTTCTGTTGTTACTTTCGTTCGCCTAGAAGTTGGTGAAGGTATCGAGAAGGCTGAAGGCCTAAGCTTCGCAGAAGAAGTTGCACTGGCTCAAAAAGGTTAATCCTTAGAGATTGTGCAAAGATTAGACCGTAGCCAAGGCTGCGGTCTTTTTACGAATAAGCGGTAAATTTTAGCCGTGATGAATTGGGATTGAACACTGACTTTTGCATTAGCCAGTGACGAGATGAGAGTGAGAAAGTCATTCCTCACCACGCTCTTCCCTAATCTCAATTCATGACTGTTAACCAACAACTCTTTTTTGTAAGGTGTACTCCATGACGACTAACCCTAAACCAGCGTATCAACGTATTCTGTTAAAACTGAGTGGCGAAGCTCTGCAAGGCTCAGAAGGTTTTGGTATTGACCCTACTGTACTTGATCGTATGGCTCAGGAAGTAAAAGAATTAGTAGAACTTGGTGTACAAGTTGGTGTGGTTATCGGTGGCGGTAACTTGTTCCGTGGTGCTGGTCTAGCGCAAGCTGGTATGAACCGTGTTGTGGGTGACCACATGGGTATGCTAGCAACGGTAATGAATGGCCTAGCGATGCGCGATGCGCTACACCGTGCTTACGTAAATGCACGCGTGATGTCTGCAATTCCACTTAACGGTGTTTGTGATGACTACAACTGGGCAGACGCCATCCGCGAACTTCGCCAAGGTCGCGTGGTTATTTTTGCCGCAGGTACTGGCAACCCATTCTTCACTACGGATTCTGCTGCTTGCCTACGTGGTATTGAGATTGAAGCGGATGTAGTTCTAAAAGCGACTAAAGTGGATGGCGTATTTACTGCTGACCCGGTAGCCAACCCAGACGCAGAGCTGTATGATAAGCTTTCTTACACCGATGTTCTTGAAAAAGAACTGAAAGTGATGGATTTGGCAGCATTTACATTGGCACGTGACCACAAAATGCCAATCCGCGTATTTAACATGAACAAGCCGGGTGCTTTGCGCCGCGTGGTGATGGGTGAAGCTGAAGGTACGCTAATTACCGCCTAAGCTGTTAATATGCCATTGCAGATAAGGCAATGGCGTAAACGAACCCCGAACAAGCTTTCTAGTAGAAAGACGACATTTTTAAGGTGAAACCGTGATTAACGATATTAAAAAAGACGCGCAAGAGCGCATGGAAAAAAGTGTTGAAGCGCTTAAAAACAGCCTGTCTAAAGTTCGTACTGGTCGTGCGCACCCAAGTCTGCTGTCTGGTATCTCTGTAGATTACTACGGTGCAGCAACGCCGTTAACTCAAGTAGCGAACGTAATTGCGGAAGATGCGCGTACACTGGCTATCACTGTTTTTGATAAAGAGCTAACTCAGAAAGTTGAAAAAGCGATCATGATGTCTGACCTTGGTCTAAACCCAATGTCTGCAGGCACTGTTATTCGTGTTCCACTTCCCCGCTAACAGAAGAACGTCGTAAAGACCTAGTAAAAATCGTTCGTGGTGAAGCTGAAGGTGGTCGTGTCGCAGTTCGTAACATCCGTCGTGACGCAAACAGCGATCTTAAAGCGCTACTGAAAGAAAAAGAAATTTCAGAAGATGAAGATCGTAAAGCGCAAGACGAAATTCAAAAACTCACTGATGCTGCAGTGAAGAAGATCGACGACGTTCTTGCGGCAAAAGAAAAAGAGTTGATGGAAGTTTAATATTTCCATTCACATCACTGTTGGAAAACGCTGTGTTCGCAGCACAGCGTTTTTTTGTGTTACTCTATCCAACTGATGGAACTCAGTTAACTCTTTATGCAAAATTCTCAACTCTTCACCGAATCTCTTCCTAAGCATATTGCCATTATTATGGACGGCAATGGTCGCTGGGCTAAATCTAAGGGTCAACCTCGCGTCTTCGGACATAAAAAAGGGGTTAGCGCCGTTCGTAAAACCATCGCAGCTGCATCGAAACTGAATATCCAAGCCATTACGTTGTTTGCTTTTAGTAGTGAAAACTGGCGTCGTCCTGAAGAGGAAGTCGGATTGTTGATGGAACTTTTCATCACCGTACTGTCTAGCGAAGTGAAGAAGTTACATAAGAATAACCTGCGTTTACGCATCATCGGTGATACCTCACGTTTTAGCGAACGTTTGCAAAAAAAGATTGTAGAAGCACAAGAGCTAACAGCAAGTAACACGGGTATGGTGATTAATGTTGCTGCTAACTACGGTGGCAAATGGGATATCACTCAGGCCGTACAAAAAGTGGCGCAGCAAGTGGCACTTGGTGATCTGTCGGCTGAGGACATTACGGAAGACGACATTGCTAAGCATCTGACCATGTCAGATCTGCCAGAAGTGGACCTGCTCATTCGCACGAGTGGAGAATGCCGCATTAGTAATTTTATGTTGTGGCAAATGGCCTATGCTGAAATGTACTTTACTCCTGTATTCTGGCCCGATTTTGGTGAAGAAAGCCTGATTGAGGCGATCACATGGTTTGTAAATCGCGAGCGCCGTTTTGGTTGTACTGGCGAGCAAATCAAGGCCCTGATGAGTGCTCAATAAGGATCAATGAGTTTGAAACAAAGAATAATTACTGCACTAATTCTTGCACCTTTGGTAATCCTGGGGATTTTTGAATTATCTCTACCACTTTTTATCGCAGCGCTTACAGCCGTGACTTTTTTGGGCTTTTGGGAGTGGACTCAATTTGTTGAGGCAAAGTCTCGTATCAAAGCCATGCTGCCAGCGGTTGTTGTGACGATCGGCAGTTTTTTCTGGATTGAAGCCGATTCTGCCAGTCTGAATCAAATTGGCCTGCCGCACTATCTCATGCTAGCAGCAGGCAGTATCTGGTGGCTCTATGCCAGTGCTTTGGCCATCACTTATCCTAAATCCACACAGAGTTGGCAAGGTCACAAACCTCTACGTCACCTTTTTGGCTTGCTTACCCTTATTCCTTTCATGTGGAGCGTGATTTTATTACGCGCCGTTGATATTGAAAGCGCCCCTTATTTTGGTGCAAAACTGGTGATGTTTGTGTGTCTCTTAGTTTGGGCAGCAGACAGCGGTGCCTATTTCGCGGGTAAAACTTTGGGTAAGCGTAAAATGGCACCTAAAGTGAGTCCAAACAAAACCATCGAAGGCCTTATTGGTGGCGTTATTACTGCCATTATTGTTGGTTGGTTCTTCTCTGGTTGGTTTGACATTCCATTCTCTAGCCCACTACACATGGTTTTGATTACGCTTGCCACCGTGGTTATTTCGGTGCTTGGGGACCTTGTCGAAAGTATGTTTAAGCGAGAGTCGGGCATCAAAGACAGCAGTAATATCATTCCAGGTCATGGCGGTATCCTTGACCGAATCGATAGCCTTACTGCCGCATTTCCGATTTTTGCTCTTCTTTATTTCTTGTTCTGATATTTATAAGGGGAGATGATGCCGTTTCCCCTTTTGTTTCTTTATTCGGTCAACAGTTATGCAAAAGCTAACGATTCTAGGTGCAACAGGCTCAATTGGTGCAAGCACTCTAAAAGTCATTGAACAAAACCCAGATAAGTTTTCTGTGGTTGCCTTGGCTGCAGATTCAAATGTGGAGAAAATGCAGCAACTTTGCCAACGATGGCAGCCGGAATACGCTGTTATGGCCAATAAAGAAGCTGCGCTGCGTCTTAAAATGGCGCTTGCCGTCTTGGCTCCCAACACACAAGTTCTTGGTGGACAAGAAGCACTTTGCTATGTCGCTACGCTTGAGCAGGTAGACAGCGTGATGGCCGCGATTGTTGGAGCGGCAGGTCTAGTCCCTACCATGGCGGCAGTCAAAGCAGGCAAACGTATTTTGCTGGCGAATAAAGAAGCCTTAGTCATGTCTGGGCAACTGTTTATTGATGAAGTCGAAAAATCAGGCGCTCAGTTGTTGCCTGTAGACAGTGAACATAACGCCATTTTTCAATGTTTACCTCAAACCGTTCAGGGCAATCTTGGTCGCTGTGACTTAGCGTCTCAAGGGGTGAGCCATATCCTATTGACCGGTTCTGGTGGGCCGTTTCGTTACACTGATGTGGCCGAATTAGAAGCAGTGACACCAGAGCAGGCGATTGCTCATCCTAACTGGTCTATGGGGCCAAAAATTTCGGTTGATTCTGCGACGATGATGAATAAAGGCTTAGAGTATATCGAAGCCAAATGGTTATTTAATGCCAGCAGAGATCAGCTTAAAGTGATCATTCATCCCCAGTCAGTGATCCATTCGATGGTGCAATATCTCGATGGCTCGGTGTTGGCTCAGATGGGTGAGCCAGACATGGCGACGCCGATTGCGTTAACCCTGTCTTACCCCGAACGCGTTAAAGCGGGTGTGAAACCGTTGGATTTCACACAAGTTGGCGAACTCACTTTCCTACAACCTGATTTTGAACGTTACCCGTGTTTGGCACTAGCGATTGAGGCGTGTTACTTAGGTCAGCATGCGACAACGACGCTTAATGCTGCCAATGAAGTGGCGGTGGCGGCATTTCTTGCTCGCCAAATTAAATTTACAGATATCGCCAGGGTGAATGACTCAGTTTTAAACCAAGTATGTAAACAGTCGTTAGCATCCGGCCTAGATAGCTTGGAAAGCTTATTAGAGCTCGATAGAATGGCAAGAACATTAGCCGATGAAGTTGTTAGAGAGCGTGCACAATGACAGATATCTTGTGGAACCTAGTCTCCTTTATCGTTGCGCTGGGCATCTTGGTGGCCGTGCACGAGTTTGGCCACTTTTGGGTCGCGCGCCGTTGTGGCGTGAAAGTAGAGAAGTTTTCAATTGGCTTCGGTAAATCCATTTGGAGTAAGGTCGGCCAAGACGGCACCGAGTACAGTATTTCCGTGATCCCTTTAGGGGGCTACGTCAAAATGCTGGATGGACGTGTTGATGAACTCAATGACGATGACCGTCAATATGCTTTTGATAGCAAACCGTTATGGAAGCGTACTTCCATCGTCGCCGCAGGGCCGATATTTAACTTCTTGTTTGCGATTTTTGCCTACTGGTTAGTCTTTCTCATCGGTATACCAGCCGTCAAACCTGTGATTGGCCCTGTGACCCCGCATTCTATTGTCG
This window encodes:
- the map gene encoding type I methionyl aminopeptidase, whose translation is MSIKIKTTQQIERMRIAGKLAAEILEMIEPYIKEGVTTDELNQICHDYALEKGAYSAPLDYHGFPKSICTSINHIVCHGIPASKDEIGSNGQMKPAILKNGDIVNVDITVIVPDDEKADLSVRPQGFHGDTSKMFLVGDVSPANKRLCMVAQEALYIGMRQVKPGATVGDIGTAIEKYIKDNNKNNPRNKFSIVKDFCGHGIGDEFHEEPQVVHYRNSDRRVLKEGMCFTIEPMINAGKFGCTVDAEDDWTVYTGDGKNSAQWEHTILVTKEGCEVLTLRSEESIPRLMKNI
- the rpsB gene encoding 30S ribosomal protein S2, which produces MATVSMRDMLKAGVHFGHQTRYWNPKMKPFIFGARNRVHIINLEKTVPMFNEALAELVKVGEKKGKVLFVGTKRAASEAVKEAAIASNQYYVNNRWLGGMLTNYKTVRQSIKRLKELEVQSTDGTFDKLTKKEALMRTREMEKLEKSLGGIKDMGGLPDALFVIDADHEHIAIKEANNLGIPVFAVVDTNSNPDGVDYIIPGNDDAIRAVQLYLNAAASSLTEGRNKDVAAVAEKDGFVEAE
- the tsf gene encoding translation elongation factor Ts, which encodes MAVTAALVKELRERTGAGMMECKKALVETNGDVELAIENMRKSGAAKAAKKAGNVAAEGAIFIKEENGVAVLLEVNCQTDFVAKDGNFTAFAGKVAAEALASKASIEELQAKFEEERVALVAKIGENINIRRVQFVEGTALASYRHGEKIGVVVAGEGDAETLKHIAMHVAASRPEYVNPEDVPADVVAKEREVQVEIAMNEGKPKEIAEKMVEGRMKKFTGEVSLTGQPFVMEPKKSVAEILKERGASVVTFVRLEVGEGIEKAEGLSFAEEVALAQKG
- the pyrH gene encoding UMP kinase is translated as MTTNPKPAYQRILLKLSGEALQGSEGFGIDPTVLDRMAQEVKELVELGVQVGVVIGGGNLFRGAGLAQAGMNRVVGDHMGMLATVMNGLAMRDALHRAYVNARVMSAIPLNGVCDDYNWADAIRELRQGRVVIFAAGTGNPFFTTDSAACLRGIEIEADVVLKATKVDGVFTADPVANPDAELYDKLSYTDVLEKELKVMDLAAFTLARDHKMPIRVFNMNKPGALRRVVMGEAEGTLITA
- a CDS encoding isoprenyl transferase, which encodes MQNSQLFTESLPKHIAIIMDGNGRWAKSKGQPRVFGHKKGVSAVRKTIAAASKLNIQAITLFAFSSENWRRPEEEVGLLMELFITVLSSEVKKLHKNNLRLRIIGDTSRFSERLQKKIVEAQELTASNTGMVINVAANYGGKWDITQAVQKVAQQVALGDLSAEDITEDDIAKHLTMSDLPEVDLLIRTSGECRISNFMLWQMAYAEMYFTPVFWPDFGEESLIEAITWFVNRERRFGCTGEQIKALMSAQ
- a CDS encoding phosphatidate cytidylyltransferase, whose translation is MKQRIITALILAPLVILGIFELSLPLFIAALTAVTFLGFWEWTQFVEAKSRIKAMLPAVVVTIGSFFWIEADSASLNQIGLPHYLMLAAGSIWWLYASALAITYPKSTQSWQGHKPLRHLFGLLTLIPFMWSVILLRAVDIESAPYFGAKLVMFVCLLVWAADSGAYFAGKTLGKRKMAPKVSPNKTIEGLIGGVITAIIVGWFFSGWFDIPFSSPLHMVLITLATVVISVLGDLVESMFKRESGIKDSSNIIPGHGGILDRIDSLTAAFPIFALLYFLF
- the ispC gene encoding 1-deoxy-D-xylulose-5-phosphate reductoisomerase, with amino-acid sequence MQKLTILGATGSIGASTLKVIEQNPDKFSVVALAADSNVEKMQQLCQRWQPEYAVMANKEAALRLKMALAVLAPNTQVLGGQEALCYVATLEQVDSVMAAIVGAAGLVPTMAAVKAGKRILLANKEALVMSGQLFIDEVEKSGAQLLPVDSEHNAIFQCLPQTVQGNLGRCDLASQGVSHILLTGSGGPFRYTDVAELEAVTPEQAIAHPNWSMGPKISVDSATMMNKGLEYIEAKWLFNASRDQLKVIIHPQSVIHSMVQYLDGSVLAQMGEPDMATPIALTLSYPERVKAGVKPLDFTQVGELTFLQPDFERYPCLALAIEACYLGQHATTTLNAANEVAVAAFLARQIKFTDIARVNDSVLNQVCKQSLASGLDSLESLLELDRMARTLADEVVRERAQ